Genomic segment of Vanacampus margaritifer isolate UIUO_Vmar chromosome 13, RoL_Vmar_1.0, whole genome shotgun sequence:
AGTTCTAAAACATGTTTAGGCAGTGTGgactgtccccccccccccccccaaaaaaaaaaaaatctagacacCAGAAAAGTATCTCACAGCAGTCATTTTTGAAatagtgctttaaaaaaaaaatctacttttactACTTCAAACCATTTTCCCCATTCATGTACAACTCAACTGGAAGTAATTATGAGATATTTTATGAGTGAGGCGTAAAAGCCAATGAGAACATCTGAACGTGATttgaaaaagtctacacacccctgttcaaatgccaggttttgtgACAATTGTATCAGGAATCTTTTCAAGAGGAAATGTAAAACTAAAGTGCTGATGTGGTTGttcaaagtgtgcacacccttctATAATGAGTCTGCACACAACAGCCACTATTTAAAGAACAGTGGAAGTGAAACCACTTCAactaaaatacataaatcttCCCGATTATTGCTAATAATGTTTCGTTTTGATTGACGCTGGCAGACAGGAAGTAACAACACAAGCAACAACAATCATGACTTTCCCGTGTCTGTCGTTGGGGTTTTCCCAGAAAcacccactagatggcgcctCCTGAAACGCTCGCTTGCTCAACCTGTTTGCAGGGGAGGTTGTCTCAGTTCAGAAGTGGAGCAggctaaaaaaatacaaataaaaaaaaaaactatttgatcAAGCTTATTTAGTTACGGTGCCATAGCCCACAGAAACTCCATTCCGCTAATTCATATCATCGCTCTCcagtccccccaaaaatgcttttcatagttaaaagaaaaaagttagatgagaaaaaatatgaaaaattaagtttgttctttttaattaccacaaaaaaatctaaacatttgaataatgattatgataatcttttttatttatttatttgtatctaaTATGGTATTTGAggtggggctttttttttccatttttttttccagttgagcctttgtggaggtttgccctCAGAGTGACATTGTAGTTAAAGATCTTATCTGATTTTATCATTTTTCTCTGAACCTTTGATTATTCTTCATATCTTTTAAACAAATGCACACAAGTGTTTAGtttgctcagtttttttttcttatttgccTGAGAACAAGCATTTTactgtttgtaatattttgtacatttgatCAGAATTAAGCCTtacatgctttttttcttctttttttttatctacgtTTATTtaactacattaaaaaacagGAGGTTTTACACACTCGGAGATAAGGAGGTTTTTGTTTTAGCCCTGCCTACCACCTGCAGACATACTGTTAATGACAAGCACAGCATTATCATACAAGACTGAATACATTATGTATATGCATgctataatttctagagccaaaaataaacattttaagtcaAATGTGATGATAATGAATTATGTGTATGACACAAACATCTTTTAGTTGGGAGCTCATTGCAGGAAAGGGTGGAAGCTGATGCAATCTAACAAATCTAGCCTGTTTACAAACTGGCATCCCCTTTCCCAAATATGGTCAGATGGTTTCCTTTAATTATCTGTTTGAAATGAATACAAGGTTCTTTCCTGTAAACGCGTTTGCTGCAGTACATTTTGGAGGAAAAGAGGGATAATTGAGCATTTTCACCCTATTTATTTAGCTGTTTTATTAGACGTCCTACTCTCTTATGTATGCATTAGTGATCgacgatatgttttttttttcagggctgataccgattatAAGTAGTTAAGGAGGCTGATAACTGATACTTCAAGTCGATATTCATTTGCGGTAAAAGAGAGtgtcaaatttttaaaaatgtactttgtgGAAATCCCATTAagcatcttttttcgaattgtcaacactttaaatgtttttcttttaatttaaaatatataaagaatagacagctttgtttaaaaatgtttttttttaaattgcaggcAGCTTCCTGTGTTAGCACCATGCATTTAACTAAATTATAAAATAAGCAAGTAAAAGGCTACCCACTTTCTTACAGCTTTCTACTGTAGATGTTTTCCAAAATTGCAACATCATTTCCtaattttaacaacatttttattattgttttcaataaaaaaagtgtagggagttcccagtatCAGCACAATCATTTATAAAGTaaaatggaaatttaaatacattcataaatgaaaagttctcACTGAGCAACATATGCATGCGAATATAGCTAATTTTGGggtttcgtcagggttcgtaaaaggtttcaaaagatcttcgcagacactGAAAAACTGTGTGCAGATGTTCAAAATGCctttgcaacaagtaaaaaGTGTCTGTGAatatcttacaaatcctgatgaaaaccccaaattcgcTACAGCTTGATtggccttcagattcgtaaaaaggcagatgcccatatttgtcaaaatgccaaaaatcGGCACAGATAATTGGCCTGGCCGATAATTGGTCGATCCCCTActatgtatacatgtgtgtatatactgtatgtatttgtgtgcattatcattattagtagtagtagcagtattTATTAGTAGTATTAAATGTCGGTCAGTGCTCGTAACTGTGTTTCGGTCAGCAGAGAAGATCTCGTTGGCCCCGCCAttgataaatacaaaatgtacaaacatCATGTTGGGTAAAATGTGTCAAAGTTCACCGCagtcaaatgtgttgttttcatgTATTTGCGGACTCATCAGATAAAGAAAAGGACTTCCCATCAGTTGTTGCCAGTGGAGACTTCTCCTGCGTCACCTCACCGACTACATAAATAGAGGCTGCAGCCCACATCGCGATAACACTCCGAAGCAGCATCCACAAACGCCTCCCAATTAACGCTGTTTATTTTTCCCATCTTGCATCCTGCTTCCTCTCCTCTCTCTGGATGTCATGGCCAGCTCGGCGCTGCAGCTGCTCGGTTTCTTCCTGTCACTGATTGGAGCGACCGCCACGGTGACCGCCACCATCATGGTGGAGTGGAAGATGCACGGCCATTCGCATCGCATCTACGAGGGCCTGTGGATGACCTGCAGCGTCGGCCACAAGACCACCTGCGAATTTCACGACTCTCTCCTCAAACTGTCAAGTAAGTAAGACGAGTAAGTTGAGAGAGTATTGTTAGCGTTACACCATAAATGAAGTTATTAGAACTAAATGGCGGCAGTCAATGTGTTCATTTCTGCCCACTCCCAGATCAGGTGCAGATAACCAGAGGAATTCTGTTATTGAGCTTGTTCCTGTCAGCCGTGGCGTTGATGGTCTCCACCATCGGAATGAAGTGCACCCGCTTCATGGAAGGCAGGGCCGCGGCCAAGGGTGCCGTGGCTCGGATTGGAGGCATCATGTTCATGGTTTCAGGTATGATTTCTATTCTATCAATTTATCGTACTAGATTTCATCTCAGTGAACATCAGGAAAGAATAGTTGTCTTCTTTTGGCGTTTGTATGATGCTACCAGAGGCGTGCACATACAATAAtttaagtcaagtttatttatcaTTGACGTCAATCAGAATCCCCTTTTCTCCAAAACAGTCACTTTTTACAGGCAATCCATAAAAACAACTGTCGGTGGATCAAACGACAACAAAATGTAGTACAGAAATAACAAAatgaagaagctaggctaagtGCTAGCTTTTCTGGTAACTCCACTATGGTTGCAAACTCCCAATGTTCTAATGCTTCTAGactgatgaaaaaaatgtagtaaaagaataacaaatagaagaagctaggctaactgctaACTTTTCTGGTAACTTCACTATGGTTGCAAACTCCCAATGTTATACTGCTTCTATCtagactgacaaaaaaaatgtagtaaaagaataacaaaaatagaagaagctaggctaactgttagcttttCTGGTAAATACATTGTGGTTGCAAACTCCCAATGTTTTAATGCTTCTAGAATCTAGACTGACCCAAAAATGTAGTAAAAGAATAACAaatagaagaagctaggctaactgttagcttttCTGGTAAATACATTGTGGTTGCAAACTCCCAATGTTTTAATGCTTCTAGACTGACCCAAAAATGTAGTAAAAGAATAACAaatagaagaagctaggctaactgttagcttttCTAGTAACTACATTGTGGTTGCAAACtccttgtcattttaaatgaaaaagagtGATTCTTCTTCCCCGATCTGATCATAAATGGTCGGGACTGACGATCAAAAATgtaacctgttcaatatttatgatTGCAAATCCTCTTTTGTGGTCAACGCTGAGTTTGCCAGACACAAACAGAGCAGCAACTGTTTGTGTTTTCACAACCAACAATGTTGAGTAGAGGTGTACAATTTCTTAACCGGATGTTAACACCCAAAAcaattctttacaatattatgtatgtgcccccactagtctaaacatgacattctgattaatattgtgtttgtagaatatTTTCATCCATCTAAGTGGGCAGCTATTTTGCCacctgttgactgaaaatgacatcacagttgctcacgttcaggtaacaaccaatcacagctagcttagctttaaaaataaataaataaataaataaacagatgagctgtgagtaattgtgatgtcgttttcagtgcaggtggcaaaatggccgccctctgagatggataaaaacgggtggattttgctactttcttcatattccacaaatataatatcattcaaaacaccatgtttagactagtaggtgCGCATGCAACATATTACTgttaagaacattttggggttgacttccttttaAAATCTCATGACAAGTCTTCCAATTCTTTCCTTCAGTTTGCCATTGAATGTTGAATTTGAACCCAAACGGTGTGACTCTctacctaattttttttttgcaggtttaaTGACGTTCATTATAACGTCCTTGTATGTGAAGAAGGTCGTTGCTGACTTCCATCATGCCCATCATCTCCACACGTAATACCTCCTCGTACAAACATACATTCTCCTGTATGGAATCTGTACTTTAATGAACTGTTCTTTTACTGCAGCTTTGAGTTCGGCAAGGCGGTGTTTGTGAGCTGGTCCGGCGGCTTCCTCACGACGTTCGGCGGAGCGTTCCTGACCTGTCAGAAGTGCTCGAGGTCGTCCTCGTCCAGATCGATAAGGTCCAACGGCCACCTGCAAAGTAACAAGGCCAACAGCAACTATGTTTAGTCACCAGGAAGGATCCGCGATAATGGTCGTTGTCATGACTACTGATAAATTACCAATAGTCATCAGTAGGCCTACATTGTCCTAAAATGAGTCATACCTATTTTGCACTGGATTTTGGATTTACAGTCGAACCTGCAAAGTTGAACGAGCCAGATTTTCTGATAATATATGCCTAAAAAAATCAAGCGGGATTTCAGAGACTTCTGATCACAACTCCACAAGTGGATTctgttttttgctttcttttgtaATGACAAAAGAGATACCAGTGAGCGTACTATGACTACTTTTAGTTTTATACAGTGGTTAACTTctcgtggaaaaaaaaatacactgctAGATAAAACATCACCTACTATACAGCTAAAGGATTTATGAGTTTATAAACttaacattatttcctatgggattttttttttttttttttaaatcagaacaGAGGTCAATCGGTGTCACACAACAAATTACGTTCAATTTTGGAGGTTCTGCTGTAAATTTTGAATACTAAAATATAGTACTCActtgtagattaaaaaaaaaaaagttttttttttattgttacgcATTATAGTCaaatttatgtacagtattttctaagaaaaataaaaatatctttaGTTTGATTTTACTTACAGTGCAGTGTAATTTATTGGACAGCGAGGGAGTGGTGGTTTCCGGATAAGATGTCCCTGCATTTCTGGGGATAGAGCTCAGCAATTAGCAGAGACATGGGACATACATGTGACAAAACACAATCAGATTGGACAGAGATTAGACAATGCTGGGGGGAAAGAAGTTTACTCTTCAGCGGAAGTGCGACAATCTAATCTCTCATGcaaaagacagatttttttctgtgaaGTGACATTCTTTCCTGGTTTAAAGCCAAATGGAAATGATGTATGAAACCACCAGCTCTTCCAAtgttattagtttttgtttttttgacatgAGTTCAAATGCTTTGTTTCTGTCA
This window contains:
- the LOC144062348 gene encoding claudin-1 isoform X3, coding for MVEWKMHGHSHRIYEGLWMTCSVGHKTTCEFHDSLLKLSNQVQITRGILLLSLFLSAVALMVSTIGMKCTRFMEGRAAAKGAVARIGGIMFMVSGLMTFIITSLYVKKVVADFHHAHHLHTFEFGKAVFVSWSGGFLTTFGGAFLTCQKCSRSSSSRSIRSNGHLQSNKANSNYV
- the LOC144062348 gene encoding claudin-1 isoform X2, whose amino-acid sequence is MASSALQLLGFFLSLIGATATVTATIMVEWKMHGHSHRIYEGLWMTCSVGHKTTCEFHDSLLKLSNQVQITRGILLLSLFLSAVALMVSTIGMKCTRFMEGRAAAKGAVARIGGIMFMVSGLMTFIITSLYVKKVVADFHHAHHLHTFEFGKAVFVSWSGGFLTTFGGAFLTCQKCSRSSSSRSIRSNGHLQSNKANSNYV
- the LOC144062348 gene encoding claudin-1 isoform X1, which encodes MDYRKLHHSAREGQNSALQLLGFFLSLIGATATVTATIMVEWKMHGHSHRIYEGLWMTCSVGHKTTCEFHDSLLKLSNQVQITRGILLLSLFLSAVALMVSTIGMKCTRFMEGRAAAKGAVARIGGIMFMVSGLMTFIITSLYVKKVVADFHHAHHLHTFEFGKAVFVSWSGGFLTTFGGAFLTCQKCSRSSSSRSIRSNGHLQSNKANSNYV